CGCTACACCTCGCTGGCCGAGCGCGCCTCGCGGCTCTATTCCCCGCTTGTGCATCTTCTGTCCTTCTCCGCCTTCGGGGTCTGGATGTGGATCACCAACGGCGACATCCGAACCTCGATCAACATCTCGGCCGCCGTCCTCATCATCACCTGCCCCTGCGCGCTGGGGCTTGCCGTGCCGGCGGTCGTGACCGCGGCGAGCGGCCGGCTGTTCCGCATGGGGCTGCTGATCAAGCACGGCACGGCGCTCGAGCGGCTGGCCGAGGTCGATACGTTGGTGTTCGACAAGACCGGCACGCTGACGATGGGGACGCCCGAGCCGACCAACATCGCCTCGCATCCGCGCGCCGATCTCGAGGTGGCCGCCGCGCTGGCCGGGGCCTCATCCCATCCGCTGGCGCAGGCGCTTTCGGCCGCGGCCAGGGCGGCCGGCATCCATCCTGCGGCCGTCACCGATCTGCGCGAGGTGCCCGGCTTTGGTGTCGAGGGGCAATTCCACGGCCGCACGGTGCGGCTTGGCCGGGCCGAATGGGTCGGGGCGGAGCCGGTTTCGGTGACGGCGACCTACCTCACGGCCGGGGCCGGGACCCGCGCCTTCACCTTCACCGACCGCCTGCGTCCCGGCGCGGAACAGGCGGTGCGGGCGCTGTCTGCCCAGGGCAAGCGGCTTCTGCTGCTGTCGGGTGATACCGAGGCCGCGGTGGCCGGCCTCGCTGGCCGGCTCGGCATCGCGGAATGGCAGTCGGGCGCGCTGCCCGAGGCGAAGGCCGCCCGGGTTTCGGCGCTGACGGCCGAGGGGCGGCGCGTGCTGATGGTGGGCGACGGGCTGAACGACACGGCGGCGCTGGCGGCAGCGCATGTGTCGATCTCGCCGGCCTCGGCGCTTGATGCGGCACGTGTGGCCTCGGACATCGTGCTGCTGGGTCAGGACATGTCACCCATTGCCGATGCGCTGCGGATCTCGGTCAAGGCCACGCGCCGGATCAAGGAGAACTTCGCGATCTCGGCGGGCTACAACGTGGTGGCGGTGCCGCTGGCGCTGGTGGGGCTCGCCACGCCGCTGGCCGCGGCGCTGGCCATGTCGCTGTCCTCGATCAGCGTCTCGCTGAATGCGCTCAGGGTGAAGTGATGGATATCCTGGCCTACCTGATCCCGGTCTCGCTTTTCCTGGGCGGTCTTGGCCTTGCCGCCTTCTTCTGGTCGCTCAAGGCGCGGCAGTATGACGATCCCGAGGGCGATGCGAACCGCATCCTG
This portion of the Rhodobacter sp. CZR27 genome encodes:
- a CDS encoding heavy metal translocating P-type ATPase; translated protein: MTVAERLDLPPADVPASASACPACVAAPSAERLAAMAAPASGRLVLSLPTAHCAACMTTVEGGLEALPGVRSARVNLTLRRVSVDAEPDVTAADLIEVLAGLGYEAHELDAGLLSATETDRQGRDLLMRLGVAGFSMMNVMLLSVAVWSGAENATRDLFHWISAAIALPTVVFAGQPFFRSAWAALRVGRLGMDVPISLAIILASSISLFETFHSGHHAYFDAAVMLTFFLLAGRYLDHRTRAVARSAAEELAALEVPRAIVLRDGAEVTVPIAELAAGELVRVRPGGRMPVDGVVTEGFSELDRSLLTGESLPLQAAPEMVVSAGEVNLTGPLTVRVTAAGRDSSLHRMADLVAVAESAKTRYTSLAERASRLYSPLVHLLSFSAFGVWMWITNGDIRTSINISAAVLIITCPCALGLAVPAVVTAASGRLFRMGLLIKHGTALERLAEVDTLVFDKTGTLTMGTPEPTNIASHPRADLEVAAALAGASSHPLAQALSAAARAAGIHPAAVTDLREVPGFGVEGQFHGRTVRLGRAEWVGAEPVSVTATYLTAGAGTRAFTFTDRLRPGAEQAVRALSAQGKRLLLLSGDTEAAVAGLAGRLGIAEWQSGALPEAKAARVSALTAEGRRVLMVGDGLNDTAALAAAHVSISPASALDAARVASDIVLLGQDMSPIADALRISVKATRRIKENFAISAGYNVVAVPLALVGLATPLAAALAMSLSSISVSLNALRVK
- the ccoS gene encoding cbb3-type cytochrome oxidase assembly protein CcoS, yielding MDILAYLIPVSLFLGGLGLAAFFWSLKARQYDDPEGDANRILKTDYDDHPRP